From the genome of Ciona intestinalis chromosome 4, KH, whole genome shotgun sequence:
GCCTGTTGTTTcagttattaataaaaatttcctCTGTCCACATAACATGCTTCTTTATGATCCAGCATTGAATCTTAAATCTACAGAAAGCACTGTGAGTAACTGTGAACAACAGTGCGAGGTGCTATGGTGTTCAGAATGGCGATACATCAAGGAAAATTTTAGTGTTGATCATGAGATACAAATCAGCAAAACTTTCCCATCGGAGTGTTTTGTGGTACTTCAAAACATGGATCATACCAATTTAAATGGAAATGCTTCAACAAATGGAACTGAAATTGTTGACTTAACTGGCAGTGATCAGTCCCCTTCGGTTATTATTAAATCAGATGCAGAAAATCAATCtgcaaaaacaaatgttgaaaataaatgcaatataccAAAACCAGTAGCGCGATTGGTATATTCACCAGGGCTGTGTGCAACCTGCATGAAAGGGTTGGAACAAAAAAGATTTGAAGAAATGTGCAAGTATGACGATGGTGAGATCTATGTATTAAAATCTACTCAACCCTCCCAAGAATTTTGCAGTTTATCAACGAAAAACATTGAAACTTTGCCCAAGGAAACAAGGCGTGGAAAAAGGGTTCGAAGATGCGTACGAggggaaaaaaaattaagtaaccTGTCCTCCAATCTAACTTTAAAAGAACTGAAAATTCGAATAATGAATCAATTCTCAATTCCTCCATTTGACCAGAACCTTTGGCTCAATGGTCGGAAATTAACTCACGATGACTGGACTTTGGAAAGTCTAAAGATTATACCAGGTTGTACTTTGAACCTTGTGGAGGACATACCCGCACCAGACAGTGCACTGATTGTTTATGAATCagttaaaacaacagaacCTGAAACTGGCTTTCAAGGCACTGGACTACTTGGTTATCACTAGTTTATTCATCTAAATGTAATAACAGCAGCCAagttatttctttgaataaatattacatcATTCAAAAGAATGATTTTTTCACAAATAATTCATTTTTGATAGTCATTTTTTTCgttatttatttcagttttagGCAAATGTCATAGCTTCGTATTCAACTAATTCTGTATTGCACACTAACCTTAtaatttgttgttattgtttaacatttatctttaatgttaaaactccaacatttttcaatgtattttgaatttttttcatttaatctattttgaaacaattggCTTAGCTATTAAAGTACTAACCAGTTACCaccacagttttaaaattctattGTTCACCCTATTTTCAGGTTAAACTGCTTTTACCTGAAATTTGGTTCTATCCTACCTGGTTTAAGCTACCATGTCTGCTTCACGTGATAATTCATTAGTTCTGAACACGTCTAACACTGACATTAGTGGCCACACTAAACATGATTCCAACTGTTCATTCTTGGTTGATCTTGCTGATATACAGTTGATGAAAAAAGATCTGAAAGAGCTCCTTGCTTCATTTCGAGGGGGAAAGCTCAAAGCATTTGGTGAACTCAACACAATCCAACAAATGGAAAATATTCGTGCAATGCAggtttgaaaataatattaaattttgtttgtaatttgatctttgaataaaggaataaatgtaacttactttatcctggcatggttggaaaagacagtcgttataacaccggtgttcacctcttgccagcttacgggttaccatgtatgttactttgtgggtgattatatttttgggggtgggggatt
Proteins encoded in this window:
- the LOC113474172 gene encoding coiled-coil domain-containing protein 28A-like, which gives rise to MSASRDNSLVLNTSNTDISGHTKHDSNCSFLVDLADIQLMKKDLKELLASFRGGKLKAFGELNTIQQMENIRAMQGKLARLHFGLDSQVNYDEMDDSPDIAQVQENNMDTLLQKLDDLSGAIRPLNTSPTSPVRSIPPQVMGGSQ